TGATCTTCGTGGACCGCGTCGGCCGCAAGCCGCTCGCCCTGATCGGCTCCGTCGGCATGGTCGTCGGCCTCTCGCTGGAGGCGTGGGCGTTCTCGTACCACCTCGTCGACGGCAAGCTGCCGGCCACCCCGGGCTGGGTCGCCCTGGTCGCCGCGCATGTCTTCGTCCTCTTCTTCGCCCTCTCCTGGGGCGTCATCGTCTGGGTCTTCCTCGGCGAGATGTTCCCCAACCGGATCCGCGCCGCCGCCCTGGGCGTGGCCGCCTCCGCGCAGTGGATCGCCAACTGGGCCATCACCGCGAGCTTCCCCTCGCTCGCCGACTGGAACCTCTCCGCGACCTACATGATCTACGCGTTCTTCGCCGCGCTGTCGATCCCCTTCGTGCTCGCCTTCGTCAAGGAGACGAAGGGCCGGACGCTGGAGTCGATGGGCTGAGCGCCCCCCGGACCCGAGGAGAGGGCCACCCCCCCGCCGCCCTCTCCTCGGTATCTGCCCCGGCTCACCCCCCGAGCCGGGGCAGCACCTCCTCGCAGAACAGCCGCAGGCTGCGCCACCCCTCCGCCACCGGCATCCCGCCCACCAGCGGATGCAGCACCAGGTTGGCCAGCGACTGGGCCACGCACTCCTCGGGCGTGACGACCCGGTAGACGCCCTCCGCGCGCAGCGCCGCCACGTCCTGGGCGCCCGACCGCACCGCCGAGTGGATCGCCCCCGACTGCCACGACGCGTACGTCCTGGCCTCGTGCAGGAAGTGCCCGCCGTACTCGGCCCACGTCCGGTCCGGGTCCTCGGCGATGTGCAGCAGCGGCGTCTCGGCCTCCGGCATCATCGTCCAGCCCTCGGTGCCGTACTCCACCAGCCGCTCCTTGTAGTACGCCTCCAGCTCCGGCAGATGGGCGCTCGGGAAGAACGGCAGGCCGAGGCGGGCCGCGCGGCGGGCGGCAGCCCGGGAGGAGCCGCCGACCAGCAGCAGCGGGTGCGGCGTGGTGCCGGGGCGCGGGGTGACCCGCACGGTACGGCCCCGGTAGTCGAACTCCTCACCGGTCCACGCCTTCAGCAGCGTCTCCAGGAGTTCGTCCTGGATCCGGCCGCGGCGGCGGAAGTCGATCCCCGCGCGGGCGTACTCCTCGGGGCGGTAGCCGATGCCGGCCACCGTGACCAGCCGGCCGCCGCTGAGCAGGTCGAGGACCGCGATGTCCTCGGCCAGGCGCAGCGGGTCGTGCAGCGGCCCGATCACCGCCGAGACGGTCACCGCGACGGTCCGGGTCGCCCCGAAGACCGCGCCCGCGAAGGCGAAGGGCGACGGCAGCCAGTTGTCGTCGACGCCGTGGTGCTCCTCGGTCTGCACGGTGGTCACCCCGTGCCGGTCCGCGTAGGCGGCCATCTCCACGGCCGCCCGGTAGCGGGCGCCGAGCGAGGCGGGGGTGGCGCCGGGCTCGACCAGGTTGAAACGCACGACCGTGACGGGCATGGCGGGTCCCCCTTCGGACGGTGGCTGCGGAGCAGGACCGTAGCTGACGGAGCGTCAGACGGCCAGAGGCGCGGACCCGCGGCGCCCCGAGGGAAAACGGTCGCCCCAGGGGTACGGCACAACTGGGCCCGTCGGGGGCCATGGCCGATACTGGTCGGGTTATGGAAACCGTCATCCTTGCTGTAGTCATCGCCGTGGTCGTCCTCGGCGCGATCGGCGGGCTCGTCGTCGGCAGCCGTCGCAAGCGGCCGCTGCCCCCGCCCCCGCCCACCGCGCCCGACATCACCGCCCCTCCGGCCGAGCCGCACGTCGGCGACGAGGCCGAGGAGCCGAGCGACGAGTCCCGTCGGACGATAGAGGAGGTCGGCCTCCCGGACGGCTCGGCCCCCGTCGTCGTCGAGGAGCCGCCCACCGAAGCGCCCCCGATCGAGATCCCGGAGCCCGCGGCCGGCCGTCTCGTCCGGCTGCGCAGCCGCCTCTCCCGCTCCCAGAACGCCCTCGGTCAGGGGCTGCTCACGCTGCTGTCGCGCGAGCACCTCGACGAGGACACCTGGGAGGAGATCGAGGACACCCTGCTCACCGCCGACGTCGGTGTGCTGCCCACCCAGGAGCTGGTCGACAACCTGCGCGAACGCGTCAAGGTGCTCGGCACCCGCACCCCCGAGGAACTGCGCGCCCTGCTGCGCGAGGAACTGCTCAAGCTGGTCGGCACCGACGTCGACCGCGCCGTGCGCACCGAGCCCGAGGGCCGCACGCCCGGCATCGTGATGGTCGTCGGGGTCAACGGCACCGGCAAGACCACCACCACGGGCAAGCTCGCCCGGGTCCTGGTGGCCGACGGCAGGACCGTCGTCCTCGGCGCCGCCGACACCTTCAGGGCCGCCGCCGCCGACCAGTTGCAGACCTGGGGCGAGCGGGTCGGTGCCCACACCGTGCGCGGGCCTGAGGCGGGCGACCCCGCCTCCGTCGCGTTCGACGCGGTGAAGGAGGGCAAGGAGATGGGGGTCGACGTCGTCCTCATCGACACCGCGGGACGGCTGCACACCAAGACCGGTCTGATGGACGAGCTGGGCAAGGTCAAGCGGGTCGTCGAGAAGCACGCGCCGGTCGACGAGGTGCTGCTCGTCCTCGACGCCACCACCGGGCAGAACGGCCTGGTCCAGGCGCGGGTCTTCGCCGAGGTCGTCGACATCACCGGGATCGTCCTGACCAAGCTGGACGGCACGGCCAAGGGCGGCATCGTGGTCGCCGTGCAGCGCGAGCTGGGCGTGCCCGTCAAGCTGGTCGGACTCGGCGAGGGCGCCGACGACCTGGCGCCGTTCGAGCCCGAGGCGTTCGTGGATGCCCTTATCGGAGAGTGACACCGCACCCCGTCCTCGCGCAGTGGCGCCCGCCCCCGAGCACCGTCGGGGACGGGCGCTTCGCCGTGTGGGGCGGTGGCTGCCGGGGCCGGGCGCGCGGCCCGCGGGTCAGGCGCGGGAGCGGTGGGCCAGGTAGGCGAGGGTGCCCAGGAGCAGCCGGGCGGCCGGCGGGCGGGTGGCGGTGTCCAGGGCGGGGGCGCGCAGCCAGCGGACCGGGCCGAGGCCGCCGCGGTCGGAGGGCGGGGCCGTGACGAACGTGCCGGGGCCGAGTCCGCGCAGGTCGAGCGAGGTCGGGTCGTCCCAGCCGGTCCTGTAGAGCAGCTCGGGCAGTTCGGCGGCGGCGCCGGGGGCGACGTAGAACTGGGCGCGGCCCTCCGGGGTGGCGGCGACCGGGCCGAGCGGGAGGCCCATGCGTTCCAGGCGGACGAGGGCGCGGTGGCCGGCGGGTTCCGCCACCTCGATGACGTCGAACGCGCGGCCCACCGCCAGCATCACCGACGCGCCGGGGAACCGGGCCCACGCCTCGGTCACCTCGTCGAGCGTCGAGCCGGCCGGCAGCCGGGGGGCGAACTCCAGCGGGTGGGCGCCGGGCGCGGGACAGTCCGTGCGGCCGCAGGAGCAGGCGCCGCCCGCGGCCCGCGCGCCCCGCACCACGTCCCAGCCCCAGAGTCCGGTGAACTCGGCGACGGCCACGCACTCCGAGGAGCGAGCGCGTCGACGAGAGCCGGAGCGGATCTCCCGGATGCCGCCGATCGTGAAACCCATGCCCCCTCCAACGGGTCCGCCGCGCCGCCGGTTACGGCGCGGATGCGTCATGTGACTCTCTGTCTCCACCTGCCCGGTCCCGTGCGCTTCAGACGGCGCTCAGAAGGGTTCGGAGTGGTGAACTCGGCGGCGTGCGCCCCCTGGTGCATCGTTGCGCCCGCTTCCGTTCGTCATGTGTCAAGTGAATCGTTAACAGGCGTCCGCCAGTTCATTCGATGGGGTGGCGAATGGTGGCGTTTCCAGGACCGTCGCGGCCGAAGGGGTGATCGTAGGATTACTTTGAGTACACGAGTCCTGGGGCGCGCGTACTCGTGGGTATGCCGGAGGCAAGGCGGTTTTCCGTTCGACGGGTGACAACGTGCGGACGCGGAGCCCTATTTACCGGCATTCTGATAGGGCTTGGCGCAAGCGGCGACAAGTGGTCTCAGGAATGGGGGCGTTCCAGTGAGCGGCAACGGCGGAAGCGGGACGAACGTGACGGACACGTCCACCGCGACCAGCGCGACGGGTGCGTCCGGCGCGTCCGGCGCGGAGAAGCGCCCCAACGAACTGCTCACCTCCTGGTTCGTGCGCAGCGGCTGGTCGAAGGGCGAGCTGGCCCGCCAGGTCAACCGCAGGGCACGCCAGTTGGGCGCCAACCACATCTCCACGGACACCTCGCGGGTGCGCCGCTGGCTGGACGGCGAGAACCCCCGCGAGCCGATCCCCAGGATCCTGTCCGAGCTGTTCTCCGAGCGGTTCGGCTGTGTCGTCGCGGTCGAGGACCTCGGCCTGCGCACCGCCCGCCAGTCACCCTCCGCGTCCGGCGTCGACCTGCCGTGGACGGCCCCGCAGACGGTGGCGCTGCTCAGCGAGTTCTCGCGCAGCGATCTGATGCTCGCCCGGCGCGGCTTCCTCGGCAGCTCGCTCGCGCTCTCCGCGGGCCCGGCCCTGATCGAGCCCATGCAGCGCTGGCTGGTGCCCTCGCCGCAGCCGCCGCGCGCCGAGCCCGACCCGGCGCCCTCCGCCCGGCGCGTCGGACGGCTCTCGCAGCCCGAGCTGGATCTGCTGGAGTCGACCACGATGATGTTCCGCCAGTGGGACGCCCAGTGCGGCGGCGGCCTGCGCCGCAAGGCGGTCGTCGGGCAGCTGCACGAGGTCACCGACCTGCTCCAGGAGCCCCAGCCGCAGGAGACCACCCGCCGGCTGTTCAAGGTCGCCGCCGAGCTGGCCGAGCTGGCCGGCTGGATGTCGTACGACGTCGGGTTGCAGCCGACAGCGCAGAAGTACTTCGTGCTGGCCCTGCACGCGGCCAAGGAGGCCGGCGACAAGCCGCTCGGCTCCTACGTCCTGTCCAGCATGAGCCGGCAGATGATCCATCTGGGGCGGCCCGACGACGCCCTGGAGCTGATCCATCTCGCCCAGTACGGCAGCCGGGACTGCGCGAGCCCGCGCACCCAGGCGATGCTGCACGCGATGGAGGCCCGCGCCTACGCCAACATGGGGCAGCCCGGCCGCTGCAAGCGCGCGGTCCGGATGGCGGAGGACGTCTTCGCCGACGCCGACGAGTGGGACGAGCCCGACCCCGACTGGATCCGCTTCTTCTCCGAGGCCGAGCTGCACGGCGAGAACAGCCACTCCTTCCGCGACCTCGCCTATGTGGCGGGCCGCAGCCCCACCTACGCCTCGCTGGCCGAGCCCCTGATGCGGCGGGCCGTCGAGCTGTTCGCCACGGACGGCGAGCACCAGCGGTCGTACGCGCTCAACCTGATCGGCATGGCCACCGTGCATCTGCTCCAGCGGGAGCCCGAGCGCGGCGCGGCCCTGGCCGAGCAGGCGATGGCGGTCGGCAAGACGGTTCGCTCCGAGCGGGTCAACACCCGCATCCGCAAGACGGTCGACACGGCCGTGCGGGACTTCGGCGGGCTCGCCGCCGTCGTCGACCTCACCGACAGGCTCGCCGTCGAGCTGCCCGAGGCGGCGGAAGCCGTCTGACCGCCGCGCGGACCGCGCGAACCCCCAGCCCCGGCCGCGGCCGGCCCTCCCGAACCGCCCGACTCGGCTCCCCCCTGTGCCAGGTCATCGGAAGGCCGTCGCGGCCGGTTCCGCGGTTGCTGCGGCAAGCGATCGGGGCCTGGTCGGTTTTCGGCCACCTCGGCGGGGGCCGAGCAGGGACGTTTGGCCGACCGGTGCCCGAAAGCCACTTTCCGTCGGGGCGCGGCTTCGCACACAAGGCGGGTGTGAAGGTCCGGTGTCCTGGCGGCCCGCGGCCGTGATCGGGCGGCTGCGGCGGCCGTGACCGTCATCCGGCCGTAACGTCGCGGACAACTTCGTCACGCGCGGGAAACACATCTAAGCCTTACGTGAAATCGGTTTGAGCCAGTCTCCTCAGCACAGCCGGCCCGTTGTCACAGGCATCCGCACAGGGCCGTTCCGCCGAAGGAGTCACAAGGCCTTGAATGTTGGAGATACCGGATTCGTACTGATCAGCGCTGCTCTGGTCATGGTCATGACGCCGGGCCTCGCCCTGTTCTACGGGGGCATGGTCCGCACCAAAAGCACCCTGAACATGCTCATGATGTCCTTTGTGTCTCTGGGCATCGTGAGCGTGCTCTGGGTGCTCTACGGTCACTCGCTCGCCTTCAGCGGTGACGTCGGGGGTTTTGTAGGCAACCTCGACCTCATCGGCCTGAAGGGCGTCACCGGTGACACCCTCATGGAGAACTTCGCCGGACGGAAGATCCCGGTCTTCGCGTTCTCCCTCTTCCAGATGCTGTTCGCGGTCATCACCCCGGCCCTGATGAGCGGCGCGCTCGCCGACCGGGTGAAGTTCGGCTCCTGGATGGTCTTCGTCGGCCTCTGGGTCACCGTGGTGTACTTCCCGGTCGCCCACTGGGTCTGGGGCGGCGGCTGGCTCGCCAAGCTCGACCCGGCCATCATCGACTTCGCGGGCGGCACGGCCGTCCACATCAACGCCGGTATCGGCGCCCTGGCCGCGGTCCTCGTCGTCGGCAAGCGCGTCGGCTTCAAGCGCGACCCGATGCGCCCGCACAACCTGACGATGGTCCTGATCGGCACCGCGCTCCTGTGGTTCGGCTGGTTCGGCTTCAACGCGGGCTCCGAGCTGGCCGCCGACGGCACCGCCGCGGGCATGGCCCTCAACACCCAGGTCGCCACCGGTGCCGCCATGCTCGGCTGGCTCGCCTACGAGCGCATCAGGCACGGCGCCTTCACCACGCTGGGCGCCTGCTCGGGCGCGGTGGCCGGTCTGGTCGCCATCACCCCCTCGGGCGGCAACGTCAACGTCTTCGGCGCGATGCTCATCGGCGTGGTCGCCGGCGCCGTCTGCTCCTGGGCGGTCTCCCTCAAGTTCAAGCTCGGCTACGACGACTCCCTCGACGTGGTCGGCGTCCACCTGGTCGGCGGTGTCATCGGCACCCTGCTGGTCGGCTTCCTCGCCATCAACGGCGCCGGCGGCTTCAAGCAGTTCGTGTCGCAGGCGATCGGCGCCTTCTCGGTCATGGGCTACACCTTCGTGGTGACGTTCATCCTCGCCTGGGTGATCCAGAAGACCATCGGCTTCAGGGCCAGCGAGGACGACGAGGTCACCGGCCTCGACCAGACCTCGCACGCCGAGACCGCATACGACTTCGGCGGGGCCGGCGGCGGCCTCTCCGGCGCCGTCCCGTCCGCGACCGTCGCGAGCAAGAAGGTGGACGCATGAAGCTCATCACCGCAGTCGTCAAGCCCCACCGGCTCGACGAGATCAAGGAAGCCCTCCAGGCCTTCGGCGTCCACGGACTGACGGTCACCGAGGCGAGCGGCTACGGTCGTCAGCGGGGGCACACCGAGGTCTACCGCGGTGCCGAGTACACGGTCGACCTGGTGCCCAAGATCCGCATCGAGGTCCTGGCCGAGGACGACGACGCCGAACAGCTCATCGACGTCATCGTCAAAGCGGCCAGAACCGGCAAGATCGGTGACGGCAAGGTCTGGTCCCTGCCCGTGGAGACGGCCGTACGCGTGAGGACCGGCGAGCGCGGTCCTGACGCGCTCTAGGAAAAGAACGAACAGGAGTCGCCGGGTGACGAGCACGGACGTGCGGAACGAAGCAGAGGACTCGGGACCCAGCGGCTACGCGGCGGCCCGGCTGCGCCTCCTCCAGGAGGGGGCGCGGTCCGGGCCGCCGCGCCGTTTGGCCCTCTCCGAACTGACGGACGAATGGCTCTCCGGGCTGTTCACCGCGGGCACCGAGGGCCTGCGCGGGGTCTCCCTGGTCGCCGTCGGCGGCTACGGCCGCGGCGAGCTGTCCCCGCGCAGCGACCTCGACCTGCTTTTGCTGCACGACGGCGCCGACAACGCGGCCGTCGCCGCCCTCGCCGACCGCATCTGGTACCCCGTCTGGGACCTCGGCCTGGCCCTCGACCACTCCGTGCGCACCCCGGGCGAGGCCCGCAGGACCGCGGGCGACGACCTCAAGGTCCAGCTCGGCCTGCTCGACGCCCGCCACCTCGCGGGCGACCTCGGCCTCACCGCGTCCCTGCGCACCGCCGTCCTCGCCGACTGGCGCAACCAGGCACCCCGACGCCTCCCCGAACTCCAGGAGCTGTGCGCCGAACGCGCCGCACGCCAGGGCGAGCTCCAGTACCTCCTCGAACCCGACCTCAAGGAGGCCCGCGGCGGCCTGCGCGACGCCACCGCGCTGCGCGCCGTCGCCGCCTCCTGGCTCGCCGACGCCCCCCGCGAGGGCCTCGACGACGCCCGCCGCCGCCTCCTCGACGTCCGCGACGCCCTGCACCTCGCCACCGGCCGCGCCACCGACCGCCTCGCCCTCCAGGAACAGGACCAGGTCGCCGCCGAACTCGGCCTCCTGGACGCCGACACCCTGCTGCGCCAGGTCTACGAGGCCGCCCGGGTCATCTCCTACGCCAGCGACGTCACCTGGCGCGAGGTCGGCCGGGTGCTGCGCTCGCGCTCCGTGCGGCCCCGGCTGCGCGCCATGCTCGGCGGCGGCAAGCAGACCGCCGAACGCTCCCCGCTCGCCGAGGGCGTCGTCGAGCAGGACGGCGAGGTCGTCCTCGCCCGCGCCGCCCGACCCGACCGCGACCCCGTGCTGCCGCTGCGCGCCGCCGCCGCGGCCGCCCAGGCCGGCCTGCCGCTCTCCCTGCACGCCGTGCGCCGCCTGGCCGGCTCGGTACGCCCGCTGCCCACCCCCTGGCCCGCCGAGGCCCGCCAGGAACTGGTGACCCTGCTCGGCTCGGGACGCCCCACCGTCGAGGTGTGGGAGGCGCTGGAGGCGGAGGGCCTGATCACCCGGCTGCTGCCGGACTGGGAGCGGGTGCGCTGCCGGCCGCAGCGCAACGCCGTGCACGTCTGGACCGTCGACCGGCACCTCATCGAGACCGCCGTGCGCGCCTCCGAGTACACCCGCCGGGTCAGCCGCCCCGACCTGCTGCTGGTCGCCGCGCTGCTGCACGACATCGGCAAGGGCTGGCCGGGCGACCACTCGGTGGCCGGCGAGATCATCGTCAAGGACGTCGCCGCCCGGATCGGCTTCGACCGCGCCGACGTCACCGTCCTGTCCACGCTGGTCCGCCACCATCTGCTGCTCGTCGAGACCGCCACCCGCCGCGACCTCGACGACCCGGCGACCGTCCGCGCCGTCGCCGACGCGGTCGGCAGCCAGAGCACCCTGTACCTGCTGCACGCCCTCACGGAGGCCGACGCCCTCGCCACCGGACCCGCCGCCTGGTCCTCCTGGCGCGGCTCGCTCGTCGCCGACCTGGTCAAGCGGGTCGCCGCGGTGCTCGCCGGGGAGGAGCCCGACGAGCCCGAGGCCGCCGCCCCCACCGCCGAACAGGAGCGGCTCGCCATCGAGGCGGTCGCCACCGGCAGCCCCGTGCTGGCGCTGCGCGCGCAGACCGAACCACCGGCGGGCGAGCAGCCGCCCGGCGGCCCCGAGCCGCTCGGCGTCGAACTCCTCATCGCCGTACCCGACCAGGCCGGTGTGCTGCCCGCGGTGGCCGGTGTGCTCGCCATGCACCGGCTGACCGTGCGCACCGCCGAACTGCGCTCCCTCGACCTGCCCGACGGCGTCGACGGCGCCGTCCTGCTGCTCGACTGGCGGGTCGCCGCCGAGTACGGCTCACTCCCGCAGGCCGCCAGGCTCCGCGCCGACCTGGTGCGCGCCCTCGACGGCTCCCTCGACATCGCGGGCCGGCTCGCGGAGCGGGACGCCGCCTATCCGCGCCGTCGCGGCTGGGTGGCGCCGCCGCCCCGGGTCACCGTCCACCCGGCCGCCTCCCGGCTCGCCACCGTCATCGAGGTCCGCGCCCAGGACGCCCCCGGCCTGCTGTTCCGCATCGGGCGGGCGCTGGAGGACGCCGACGTCCGGGTCCGCAGCGCGCACGCCTCCACCCTGGGCGCGAACGCGGTCGACGCCTTCTACGTGACCGGCGCCGAGGGCAAGCCCCTGCCGGCCGCGGAGGCGGACGCGGTGGCGCGGAAACTGGAGGAGATGCTCAGGGGATGACGCGGCATCCCGGTGTCGGGCCGAGCCGGGATACCCTGGAGGGCGATCCATCAGCAGCCACCGACCCCGAGGACCGACGCCGCCGTGTTCGATACTCTCTCCGACCGCCTCAGCGCGACTTTCAAAAACCTCCGCGGCAAAGGCAGGCTGAGCGAAGCGGACATCGACGCCACGGCGCGTGAGATCCGCATCGCACTCCTCGAAGCCGATGTGGCCCTCCCCGTAGTCCGCACGTTCATCAAGAACGTCAAGGAGCGGGCGCTGGGCGCCGAGGTCTCCAGGGCGCTCAACCCCGCCCAGCAGGTCCTCAAGATCGTCAACGACGAGCTGGTCACCATCCTCGGCGGTGAGACCAGGCGACTGCGCTTCGCCAAGACCGCGCCGACGGTGATCATGCTGGCCGGCCTCCAGGGCGCGGGCAAGACCACCCTCGCGGGCAAGCTCGGCCACTGGCTGAAGGAGCAGGGCCACTCGCCGCTGCTCGTCGCCTGCGACCTCCAGCGCCCCAACGCCGTCAACCAGTTGAGCGTCGTCGCCGAGCGCGCGGGCGTCGCCGTCTACGCGCCCGAGCCGGGCAACGGCGTCGGCGACCCGGTCAAGGTCGCCAAGGACTCCATCGAGTTCGCGAAGTCCAAGGTCCACGACATCGTCATCGTGGACACCGCCGGACGCCTCGGCATCGACCAGGAGCTGATGCGGCAGGCCGCGGACATCCGCGACGCCGTCTCGCCCGACGAGATCCTCTTCGTCGTCGACGCCATGATCGGCCAGGACGCGGTCAACACCGCCGAGTCCTTCCGCGACGGCGTCGGCTTCGACGGCGTGGTGCTCTCCAAGCTCGACGGCGACGCCCGCGGTGGCGCCGCCCTCTCGATCCGGCAGATCACCGGCAAGCCGATCATGTTCGCGTCGAACGGCGAGAAGCTCGACGACTTCGACGCCTTCCACCCTGACCGGATGGCCTCCCGCATCCTCGACATGGGTGACCTGCTCACCCTGATCGAGCAGGCGGAGAAGACGTTCAGTCAGGAAGAGGCCGAGAAGATGGCCTCCAAGCTGGCGTCCAAGAAGGGCCAGGACTTCACCCTGGACGACTTCCTGGCCCAGATGGAACAGGTCAGGAAGATGGGCAGCATCAGCAAGCTGCTCGGCATGCTCCCCGGCATGGGCCAGATCAAGGACCAGATCAACAACCTGGACGAGCGGGACGTCGACCGCACCGCCGCGATCATCAAGTCGATGACCCCGGGCGAGCGCCAGGACCCCGCGATCATCAACGGCTCCCGCCGCGCCCGTATCGCCAAGGGCTCCGGTGTCGAGGTCAGCGC
The sequence above is a segment of the Streptomyces griseoviridis genome. Coding sequences within it:
- a CDS encoding LLM class flavin-dependent oxidoreductase; protein product: MPVTVVRFNLVEPGATPASLGARYRAAVEMAAYADRHGVTTVQTEEHHGVDDNWLPSPFAFAGAVFGATRTVAVTVSAVIGPLHDPLRLAEDIAVLDLLSGGRLVTVAGIGYRPEEYARAGIDFRRRGRIQDELLETLLKAWTGEEFDYRGRTVRVTPRPGTTPHPLLLVGGSSRAAARRAARLGLPFFPSAHLPELEAYYKERLVEYGTEGWTMMPEAETPLLHIAEDPDRTWAEYGGHFLHEARTYASWQSGAIHSAVRSGAQDVAALRAEGVYRVVTPEECVAQSLANLVLHPLVGGMPVAEGWRSLRLFCEEVLPRLGG
- the ftsY gene encoding signal recognition particle-docking protein FtsY, coding for METVILAVVIAVVVLGAIGGLVVGSRRKRPLPPPPPTAPDITAPPAEPHVGDEAEEPSDESRRTIEEVGLPDGSAPVVVEEPPTEAPPIEIPEPAAGRLVRLRSRLSRSQNALGQGLLTLLSREHLDEDTWEEIEDTLLTADVGVLPTQELVDNLRERVKVLGTRTPEELRALLREELLKLVGTDVDRAVRTEPEGRTPGIVMVVGVNGTGKTTTTGKLARVLVADGRTVVLGAADTFRAAAADQLQTWGERVGAHTVRGPEAGDPASVAFDAVKEGKEMGVDVVLIDTAGRLHTKTGLMDELGKVKRVVEKHAPVDEVLLVLDATTGQNGLVQARVFAEVVDITGIVLTKLDGTAKGGIVVAVQRELGVPVKLVGLGEGADDLAPFEPEAFVDALIGE
- a CDS encoding bifunctional DNA primase/polymerase, which translates into the protein MGFTIGGIREIRSGSRRRARSSECVAVAEFTGLWGWDVVRGARAAGGACSCGRTDCPAPGAHPLEFAPRLPAGSTLDEVTEAWARFPGASVMLAVGRAFDVIEVAEPAGHRALVRLERMGLPLGPVAATPEGRAQFYVAPGAAAELPELLYRTGWDDPTSLDLRGLGPGTFVTAPPSDRGGLGPVRWLRAPALDTATRPPAARLLLGTLAYLAHRSRA
- the nsdA gene encoding transcriptional repressor NsdA, yielding MSGNGGSGTNVTDTSTATSATGASGASGAEKRPNELLTSWFVRSGWSKGELARQVNRRARQLGANHISTDTSRVRRWLDGENPREPIPRILSELFSERFGCVVAVEDLGLRTARQSPSASGVDLPWTAPQTVALLSEFSRSDLMLARRGFLGSSLALSAGPALIEPMQRWLVPSPQPPRAEPDPAPSARRVGRLSQPELDLLESTTMMFRQWDAQCGGGLRRKAVVGQLHEVTDLLQEPQPQETTRRLFKVAAELAELAGWMSYDVGLQPTAQKYFVLALHAAKEAGDKPLGSYVLSSMSRQMIHLGRPDDALELIHLAQYGSRDCASPRTQAMLHAMEARAYANMGQPGRCKRAVRMAEDVFADADEWDEPDPDWIRFFSEAELHGENSHSFRDLAYVAGRSPTYASLAEPLMRRAVELFATDGEHQRSYALNLIGMATVHLLQREPERGAALAEQAMAVGKTVRSERVNTRIRKTVDTAVRDFGGLAAVVDLTDRLAVELPEAAEAV
- a CDS encoding ammonium transporter translates to MNVGDTGFVLISAALVMVMTPGLALFYGGMVRTKSTLNMLMMSFVSLGIVSVLWVLYGHSLAFSGDVGGFVGNLDLIGLKGVTGDTLMENFAGRKIPVFAFSLFQMLFAVITPALMSGALADRVKFGSWMVFVGLWVTVVYFPVAHWVWGGGWLAKLDPAIIDFAGGTAVHINAGIGALAAVLVVGKRVGFKRDPMRPHNLTMVLIGTALLWFGWFGFNAGSELAADGTAAGMALNTQVATGAAMLGWLAYERIRHGAFTTLGACSGAVAGLVAITPSGGNVNVFGAMLIGVVAGAVCSWAVSLKFKLGYDDSLDVVGVHLVGGVIGTLLVGFLAINGAGGFKQFVSQAIGAFSVMGYTFVVTFILAWVIQKTIGFRASEDDEVTGLDQTSHAETAYDFGGAGGGLSGAVPSATVASKKVDA
- a CDS encoding P-II family nitrogen regulator; this translates as MKLITAVVKPHRLDEIKEALQAFGVHGLTVTEASGYGRQRGHTEVYRGAEYTVDLVPKIRIEVLAEDDDAEQLIDVIVKAARTGKIGDGKVWSLPVETAVRVRTGERGPDAL
- a CDS encoding [protein-PII] uridylyltransferase is translated as MTSTDVRNEAEDSGPSGYAAARLRLLQEGARSGPPRRLALSELTDEWLSGLFTAGTEGLRGVSLVAVGGYGRGELSPRSDLDLLLLHDGADNAAVAALADRIWYPVWDLGLALDHSVRTPGEARRTAGDDLKVQLGLLDARHLAGDLGLTASLRTAVLADWRNQAPRRLPELQELCAERAARQGELQYLLEPDLKEARGGLRDATALRAVAASWLADAPREGLDDARRRLLDVRDALHLATGRATDRLALQEQDQVAAELGLLDADTLLRQVYEAARVISYASDVTWREVGRVLRSRSVRPRLRAMLGGGKQTAERSPLAEGVVEQDGEVVLARAARPDRDPVLPLRAAAAAAQAGLPLSLHAVRRLAGSVRPLPTPWPAEARQELVTLLGSGRPTVEVWEALEAEGLITRLLPDWERVRCRPQRNAVHVWTVDRHLIETAVRASEYTRRVSRPDLLLVAALLHDIGKGWPGDHSVAGEIIVKDVAARIGFDRADVTVLSTLVRHHLLLVETATRRDLDDPATVRAVADAVGSQSTLYLLHALTEADALATGPAAWSSWRGSLVADLVKRVAAVLAGEEPDEPEAAAPTAEQERLAIEAVATGSPVLALRAQTEPPAGEQPPGGPEPLGVELLIAVPDQAGVLPAVAGVLAMHRLTVRTAELRSLDLPDGVDGAVLLLDWRVAAEYGSLPQAARLRADLVRALDGSLDIAGRLAERDAAYPRRRGWVAPPPRVTVHPAASRLATVIEVRAQDAPGLLFRIGRALEDADVRVRSAHASTLGANAVDAFYVTGAEGKPLPAAEADAVARKLEEMLRG
- the ffh gene encoding signal recognition particle protein, which gives rise to MFDTLSDRLSATFKNLRGKGRLSEADIDATAREIRIALLEADVALPVVRTFIKNVKERALGAEVSRALNPAQQVLKIVNDELVTILGGETRRLRFAKTAPTVIMLAGLQGAGKTTLAGKLGHWLKEQGHSPLLVACDLQRPNAVNQLSVVAERAGVAVYAPEPGNGVGDPVKVAKDSIEFAKSKVHDIVIVDTAGRLGIDQELMRQAADIRDAVSPDEILFVVDAMIGQDAVNTAESFRDGVGFDGVVLSKLDGDARGGAALSIRQITGKPIMFASNGEKLDDFDAFHPDRMASRILDMGDLLTLIEQAEKTFSQEEAEKMASKLASKKGQDFTLDDFLAQMEQVRKMGSISKLLGMLPGMGQIKDQINNLDERDVDRTAAIIKSMTPGERQDPAIINGSRRARIAKGSGVEVSAVKGLVERFFEARKMMSRMAQGGGMPGMPGMPGMGGGPGRAKKQQKKAKGKQRSGNPMKRQQQEAEAAARRAAGPQGGDALGLPGQQAGQDFELPDEFKKFMG